The following are from one region of the Candidatus Paceibacterota bacterium genome:
- a CDS encoding carbohydrate kinase family protein, with amino-acid sequence MNKPVDFLAIGDLVTDAFIRLKDAHVSCNLKKDTCELCMRFGDKIPFEFAKEVKAVGNSANAAVSAARLGLVSGLISNIGDDVHGKEAMAELLKNGVSTKYVKSHTGKNTNYHYVLWFESERTILIKHEAFEYVWPNIIDTPKWLYVSSLAANTENYHDEIIAYAESHPDMKVAFQPGTFQIKLGIKRLKKLYERTSVFVCNVEEAHILLTDYTPKDAEKIAGATVKELLSMMKDVGPDIVLITDGPKGAYAFDGKQTLFQPPYPDVKPPLERTGAGDSFASTFVVALAKGLPMETALSWAPINSMSVVQCVGAQEGLLSQKKLTEYLSAAPSNYKVTEI; translated from the coding sequence ATGAACAAACCCGTTGATTTCCTTGCTATTGGTGATCTCGTAACCGATGCATTCATCCGCCTCAAAGACGCACACGTTTCATGTAACCTGAAAAAGGACACGTGTGAATTATGCATGCGCTTTGGGGACAAAATTCCATTTGAATTTGCCAAGGAAGTTAAAGCGGTTGGAAATAGCGCGAATGCTGCTGTTTCAGCTGCACGACTCGGACTTGTTTCAGGACTCATCAGTAACATTGGTGACGATGTGCATGGCAAAGAAGCAATGGCTGAGCTTCTTAAAAATGGGGTCTCGACTAAATATGTAAAAAGTCACACGGGAAAAAATACGAACTACCACTACGTACTTTGGTTTGAAAGCGAACGTACCATCCTCATTAAACACGAAGCATTCGAATACGTCTGGCCAAACATTATTGATACTCCTAAATGGCTGTATGTAAGTTCTCTTGCAGCTAACACCGAAAATTACCACGATGAAATTATTGCGTATGCCGAATCTCATCCAGACATGAAGGTAGCGTTCCAGCCGGGAACATTTCAGATTAAGCTCGGTATAAAACGCCTTAAAAAGTTGTATGAGCGAACAAGTGTATTTGTCTGCAACGTTGAAGAAGCACATATTTTACTTACTGATTACACTCCAAAGGACGCTGAAAAAATTGCAGGTGCAACAGTAAAAGAACTTCTGTCTATGATGAAAGATGTAGGTCCAGACATTGTCCTCATTACAGATGGACCAAAGGGAGCATACGCATTTGATGGAAAGCAGACACTATTCCAACCCCCCTACCCAGACGTGAAACCGCCACTTGAACGCACAGGTGCAGGCGACTCATTTGCATCAACATTTGTTGTGGCACTTGCAAAAGGACTTCCAATGGAAACTGCACTTTCGTGGGCACCAATCAATTCAATGTCTGTGGTGCAATGTGTAGGTGCACAAGAAGGTCTACTCTCCCAGAAAAAGCTTACAGAATATCTATCTGCTGCTCCTTCAAATTACAAAGTTACAGAAATCTAG
- a CDS encoding PCRF domain-containing protein, whose translation MTLDIEKYKKNHRTSYLASQYEEQLKKEEELKRLASEDPSFAELAVEDLKAVEEEKKRLADQLTAVERAEEEEDRYPNELVLEIRAGAGGEEAALFAAELAEMYKRYAETRGWTWGVVDESASPLGGYKEASFEVRGKEVYRYLRFETGVHRIQRIPATEKSGRVHTSTASVAILPIRKHSKIEINPADLEMEFSRSGGAGGQNVNKVETAVRLIHKPTGIDVRSTSERSQLKNREKAMTILTAKLEALKAEEEAKKFSADRKGQIGTADRSEKIRTYNVLQDRLTDHRIKESWHNLPTLMAGAIEELISTVIDKMEHPEKIGAGEDEDTD comes from the coding sequence ATGACTCTAGACATTGAAAAGTACAAAAAGAACCACCGAACGTCATATTTGGCGTCTCAGTATGAAGAGCAACTTAAAAAGGAGGAAGAATTAAAGCGTTTGGCATCTGAAGATCCTTCGTTTGCAGAATTAGCTGTCGAAGACTTGAAAGCTGTTGAAGAAGAAAAGAAACGACTTGCTGACCAGTTAACTGCAGTTGAACGTGCTGAAGAAGAAGAGGACCGGTATCCAAATGAACTTGTCCTTGAAATTCGCGCTGGCGCAGGTGGGGAAGAAGCTGCGCTCTTTGCAGCTGAGCTTGCCGAAATGTACAAGCGATATGCAGAGACTAGAGGCTGGACATGGGGAGTGGTTGACGAGTCAGCAAGTCCACTTGGAGGATACAAGGAAGCGAGCTTTGAAGTTCGTGGAAAGGAAGTATATCGATATCTCCGGTTTGAAACTGGAGTGCACCGAATTCAGCGTATTCCTGCAACTGAAAAATCAGGACGAGTACACACATCAACTGCATCCGTTGCTATTTTGCCGATCCGAAAACACTCAAAGATTGAAATTAATCCAGCAGATTTGGAGATGGAATTTTCTCGCTCAGGTGGAGCTGGAGGACAGAACGTGAACAAGGTTGAAACTGCAGTTCGACTCATCCACAAACCAACTGGTATTGATGTGCGCTCAACTTCAGAGCGAAGTCAGCTTAAGAACCGTGAAAAAGCTATGACTATTCTTACGGCAAAACTCGAAGCACTGAAAGCAGAGGAAGAAGCAAAGAAATTCTCAGCTGATCGAAAGGGACAGATCGGTACAGCTGATCGTTCTGAGAAAATTCGTACCTATAACGTCCTTCAGGACCGTCTCACTGACCACCGAATCAAGGAATCGTGGCACAACCTCCCAACCCTTATGGCTGGTGCTATTGAGGAGCTTATATCCACAGTTATAGATAAGATGGAGCACCCAGAGAAGATTGGAGCAGGAGAAGACGAAGATACTGACTAA
- a CDS encoding class II fructose-bisphosphate aldolase produces the protein MNTPTDLMGEVLQAREKGIAVGHFNISTIDMFHAVADTARALSLPVIIGVSEGERDYVGLHEIVSLVRMRRANGERIYLNADHTYSVERVKEAIDAGYDSVIYDAAKEPLDKNIADTKLCVEYATSKGGSVLIEGEVGYIGSSSKILHEVPANVAKEEFMTKREDAIRYVKETGVHMLAPAVGNLHGMLASGHNPELNIKKVEEIAGAVQAPLVLHGGSGTSDADFRNAIKAGISLVHVSTELRLAYRTALHTYLNEHPEEVAPYRYLQPAKDAVAKVVENRLKLFAGL, from the coding sequence ATGAATACACCGACAGACTTGATGGGAGAAGTTCTCCAGGCTCGTGAAAAGGGAATTGCAGTAGGACATTTTAATATTTCTACAATCGACATGTTCCACGCGGTCGCTGACACGGCTCGCGCACTCTCTCTTCCTGTAATTATCGGAGTCTCTGAAGGTGAGCGCGACTATGTTGGGCTTCATGAAATAGTTTCTTTGGTTCGCATGCGTCGAGCAAACGGAGAACGGATATATCTCAATGCTGATCATACATATAGTGTAGAGCGCGTTAAGGAAGCAATTGATGCTGGGTATGATTCTGTAATCTATGATGCAGCAAAAGAGCCATTAGATAAAAATATTGCAGATACAAAGTTGTGTGTTGAGTATGCTACGTCAAAAGGTGGCTCAGTTCTCATTGAAGGTGAGGTTGGATATATTGGATCTTCATCAAAAATCTTGCATGAGGTTCCTGCAAATGTTGCCAAGGAAGAGTTTATGACAAAGCGAGAAGATGCCATTCGATACGTTAAAGAAACTGGCGTACATATGCTTGCACCAGCAGTTGGAAATCTCCACGGAATGCTTGCCTCAGGTCACAATCCTGAATTAAACATCAAAAAAGTTGAAGAAATTGCCGGAGCTGTACAGGCACCCCTTGTGCTCCATGGTGGCTCTGGGACAAGCGATGCTGATTTTAGGAATGCGATCAAGGCTGGTATCTCTTTGGTGCATGTAAGCACTGAATTACGCCTTGCATACCGTACTGCGCTCCACACATACCTCAACGAACACCCAGAAGAAGTGGCACCATACCGGTACCTACAACCAGCTAAAGATGCTGTAGCGAAGGTGGTTGAAAATAGACTTAAATTGTTCGCCGGGCTATAG
- a CDS encoding lytic murein transglycosylase, with translation MRTVKVVGTYISTAVLALTVLTLIASAPLELISLHSAQAQVVPAPNEAQIVEQENRLKQELEAVLKEIDAQRAILQQEQAKGSTYAGELAKLTAQIKLAQSNIRAKEIAITGIGKDINSKTSQIQTLSSRVEKNHDSLAQLMRKTDQMDDFSLSEVVLSNQNFSDFFQDFDSYHFIKQSLNQTLTDIKENKQQTEAQRAELDKKRLQEIDEKVSIEGEKRKIEVAETEKKRLLNLSKQQQANYQSQINVKNTRVAQIRNALFALRDTSSIPFGTALEYANEASKVTGVRPAFILAILKQESDLGKNVGRCNRPGDPVEKQWRNIMKPTRDIEPFIRITTALGIDPETQPLSCPLGSGYGGAMGPSQFIPSTWEMYAPRIARATGADVANPWNARHAIFATAIYMSDLGATAQTFTAERTAALRYYAGGNWSLPANAFYGNQVMAKAQEIQETMIDVIQGN, from the coding sequence ATGAGAACCGTGAAAGTGGTAGGAACGTATATATCTACAGCAGTACTAGCTCTTACTGTACTTACCCTCATTGCATCTGCACCCCTTGAACTTATATCTCTACACAGTGCGCAAGCTCAAGTTGTCCCAGCTCCAAACGAAGCGCAAATTGTTGAACAAGAAAACCGACTTAAACAAGAGCTAGAAGCTGTACTTAAGGAAATTGATGCACAGCGAGCTATCTTGCAACAAGAACAAGCCAAGGGATCAACGTATGCTGGTGAGTTGGCAAAGCTCACTGCTCAAATTAAGCTTGCGCAAAGCAACATCCGTGCCAAAGAAATTGCCATTACTGGTATTGGTAAGGATATAAATAGTAAGACTTCACAAATTCAGACCCTGTCTTCTCGTGTAGAAAAAAACCATGATTCACTTGCGCAGCTGATGCGAAAGACAGATCAGATGGATGATTTCAGCTTGAGTGAAGTGGTGTTGAGTAACCAGAATTTCTCAGACTTTTTTCAAGACTTTGATTCGTACCATTTTATAAAGCAATCACTCAACCAAACACTGACTGATATTAAGGAAAATAAACAACAGACAGAAGCACAGCGTGCAGAGCTCGATAAAAAGCGTCTCCAAGAGATTGATGAGAAGGTTTCAATCGAAGGGGAAAAACGAAAGATTGAAGTTGCAGAAACTGAAAAGAAGCGATTGCTCAATCTTTCTAAACAGCAACAAGCAAACTACCAAAGCCAGATTAATGTTAAAAATACACGTGTAGCACAAATCAGAAATGCACTCTTTGCGCTTCGAGACACCAGCTCAATCCCATTCGGAACTGCACTTGAGTATGCTAACGAAGCATCAAAGGTAACCGGAGTACGTCCAGCATTCATTTTGGCCATTCTTAAGCAGGAAAGCGACCTTGGAAAGAATGTAGGTCGTTGTAACCGTCCTGGAGATCCAGTTGAAAAGCAGTGGAGGAATATCATGAAGCCAACACGGGACATTGAGCCGTTTATTCGTATCACAACCGCACTTGGAATTGATCCAGAAACACAACCATTATCATGTCCCCTTGGATCAGGATACGGAGGCGCTATGGGGCCATCACAATTTATTCCATCAACATGGGAAATGTATGCTCCACGAATTGCCCGAGCAACAGGAGCTGATGTGGCTAACCCATGGAATGCCCGACATGCTATTTTTGCAACAGCAATTTATATGAGTGACCTTGGTGCAACCGCTCAAACCTTTACCGCTGAGCGTACCGCTGCACTACGCTATTACGCTGGAGGAAATTGGAGTTTACCTGCGAATGCATTCTATGGAAATCAGGTTATGGCCAAGGCCCAAGAAATTCAAGAGACTATGATTGACGTAATCCAAGGAAACTAG
- a CDS encoding 50S ribosomal protein L25 — translation MISLSVTKRDPKTSMASLKWDGRIAGVFYGKKEKSTPISISLVDFQKALDEAGESTVLSLTGDGVAVEALIHDVQYNPITDVPQHVDFYVVEKGQKVQVGIPLEFEGVSPAVKDLGATLVKVLHEVEVEAEPRNLPQKFVIDISALTTMDSQILVKDIKLPAGVELVTKEDDVIASVSEAMKEEETPVVMDISQIEVEKKGKVEEEGAEGADAGGDDKK, via the coding sequence ATGATTTCATTATCTGTCACAAAGCGCGATCCGAAGACCTCAATGGCATCTCTTAAGTGGGATGGCCGTATTGCGGGTGTTTTTTACGGAAAGAAGGAAAAGTCTACCCCTATTAGTATTTCACTTGTAGATTTCCAAAAAGCATTAGACGAAGCTGGAGAATCAACGGTACTTTCACTTACTGGTGACGGTGTTGCTGTAGAAGCCCTCATCCACGATGTTCAGTACAACCCAATCACTGATGTTCCTCAGCATGTTGATTTCTATGTAGTAGAAAAGGGACAGAAGGTGCAAGTAGGTATTCCTCTTGAATTCGAAGGTGTTTCTCCTGCAGTGAAGGATCTTGGTGCAACACTTGTTAAAGTGCTCCACGAAGTTGAAGTTGAAGCTGAACCACGAAATCTTCCACAGAAGTTTGTTATCGATATTTCTGCACTCACTACAATGGATAGCCAGATTCTCGTAAAGGACATCAAGCTTCCCGCTGGTGTTGAACTTGTTACAAAAGAAGACGATGTTATTGCATCAGTCTCAGAAGCTATGAAGGAAGAAGAGACTCCTGTAGTAATGGATATCTCACAAATTGAAGTTGAGAAGAAGGGTAAGGTTGAGGAAGAAGGAGCTGAAGGTGCTGATGCGGGAGGAGACGACAAGAAATAG
- a CDS encoding RpiB/LacA/LacB family sugar-phosphate isomerase, which produces MKIYVAADHAGFVLKEALIPYISSLGFEVQDCGAHIFDPLDDYPDYIKRAAAAVSDNPQQSLGIVIGGSGQGEAIVANKYPHVRAALYYGGNKKIVSLSREHNDANILSLGARFMTTRTAKQIVRVWLSSHHTLHARHKERISKIAEIEGDILQAGIAEQITGFAETAFGKIKGIWKK; this is translated from the coding sequence ATGAAGATATATGTTGCCGCTGATCATGCTGGATTTGTACTCAAAGAAGCACTCATTCCGTATATTTCATCATTAGGGTTTGAAGTTCAAGATTGTGGTGCACATATATTTGACCCGCTTGATGATTATCCTGATTACATAAAAAGAGCGGCTGCTGCAGTGTCTGATAATCCACAACAATCGCTTGGAATTGTAATTGGTGGATCAGGACAAGGAGAAGCAATTGTGGCAAACAAATATCCTCATGTTCGTGCAGCGCTCTATTATGGAGGAAACAAAAAGATCGTGTCACTCTCTCGAGAACATAATGATGCGAACATTCTTTCTCTCGGTGCTCGATTTATGACCACACGAACCGCAAAACAGATTGTTCGAGTGTGGCTTTCAAGTCACCACACGCTCCATGCACGCCATAAAGAGCGTATATCAAAGATTGCTGAGATCGAAGGAGATATCCTCCAAGCTGGCATCGCTGAGCAGATCACTGGCTTTGCAGAGACTGCATTTGGTAAGATCAAGGGTATATGGAAGAAATAA
- the rpsB gene encoding 30S ribosomal protein S2 — protein sequence MEKTAGTPTTGSALVESLFSAGVHYGQVRSRRHPSAKKFIFGTKEKVEIFDLEKTAASILEAKEFISKITSQGGQILFVGGKPEARNSVIKSAQAVGMPYVANRWIGGTFTNFGEVKRRVARLETLRSEKEKGDFAKYTKRERMILDKEIENLEKYFSGIVTMRELPKALIIVDTKREHIAVEEAKKVGIPVISLSSSDCDFSKIDIAIPGNDASMAAVALILDELTKAFTTPGAVK from the coding sequence ATGGAAAAAACAGCAGGAACCCCAACAACTGGAAGCGCTCTCGTTGAGAGCCTCTTTTCAGCAGGTGTCCATTACGGACAAGTTCGATCACGAAGACATCCGTCAGCCAAGAAGTTTATCTTCGGAACAAAAGAAAAAGTAGAGATTTTTGACCTTGAAAAGACTGCAGCTTCAATTCTTGAGGCAAAGGAATTCATCTCAAAAATCACATCACAAGGTGGTCAAATTCTATTTGTAGGTGGAAAGCCAGAAGCAAGAAATTCTGTCATTAAGTCAGCTCAGGCTGTCGGAATGCCCTATGTTGCTAACCGTTGGATCGGAGGAACATTTACAAACTTCGGTGAAGTAAAGCGTCGTGTAGCTCGTCTCGAGACACTCCGAAGTGAAAAGGAAAAGGGTGATTTTGCTAAGTACACAAAGCGTGAACGAATGATTCTCGACAAAGAAATTGAGAACCTCGAAAAATATTTCTCAGGAATTGTAACAATGAGAGAGCTTCCAAAAGCACTTATCATTGTTGATACAAAGCGTGAACACATTGCAGTTGAAGAGGCTAAGAAAGTTGGTATCCCTGTGATCTCACTTTCTAGCTCAGACTGCGACTTTAGCAAGATTGATATTGCTATCCCTGGAAACGATGCATCAATGGCTGCTGTGGCCCTCATCCTCGATGAGCTCACAAAGGCATTTACAACTCCTGGAGCTGTAAAGTAA
- a CDS encoding type II secretion system protein: MHTIHIFKQYISQKLSHRFKVGSSGFTLVELMVVLSIMSLLSSIIFASTQYARAKAVDTAQVNTVKQINTAIQAKMLATGGSAPANPLDGQSGCGTGTACVAYSSGTDAGAIPGDGKNAFNEVMQQLVNEGYLSSIPVIPNKNSSIGYYNFGPNNPVGAVVFGSQKLATPTYAGPVNTCRLLIGTTAQQQQQNQSMNIPVTPTEIVKNPLVSVAHAMVPPSGPTIEEQFPRIGPNERVQMLTFAAQYEQMCYDGGTQSCNDGDLGDEDEQFPSCSSEYANTSYCLCAPY, from the coding sequence ATGCATACCATACACATATTCAAGCAATATATAAGTCAGAAACTATCTCATCGTTTTAAAGTTGGATCATCAGGATTTACTCTTGTTGAACTCATGGTGGTGTTATCCATCATGTCTTTACTTTCTAGTATTATTTTTGCTTCAACACAGTACGCTCGTGCCAAGGCAGTAGATACTGCGCAGGTAAATACGGTAAAACAAATTAACACCGCTATTCAAGCAAAGATGTTGGCAACGGGTGGAAGTGCTCCGGCAAACCCGCTCGATGGTCAATCTGGTTGTGGTACAGGAACTGCGTGTGTTGCATATAGTAGTGGAACGGATGCTGGTGCAATTCCAGGGGACGGGAAAAATGCGTTTAATGAAGTGATGCAACAATTGGTAAACGAGGGATACCTCTCTTCGATTCCTGTTATACCAAATAAAAATTCAAGTATTGGGTATTACAACTTTGGTCCAAACAACCCAGTAGGAGCTGTTGTCTTTGGTTCACAAAAATTAGCTACTCCAACGTATGCTGGCCCTGTAAATACATGTAGACTTTTAATCGGAACAACGGCTCAGCAGCAACAGCAAAATCAAAGTATGAATATTCCAGTTACTCCAACAGAAATTGTAAAGAATCCACTTGTTTCTGTGGCGCATGCCATGGTTCCACCGAGCGGTCCTACAATAGAAGAACAGTTTCCTCGAATTGGTCCAAATGAAAGAGTACAGATGCTGACTTTTGCTGCTCAATACGAACAAATGTGTTATGACGGCGGAACACAATCATGCAATGATGGTGATCTTGGAGATGAAGACGAACAGTTCCCATCGTGCTCTTCTGAATACGCAAATACTAGCTACTGCTTGTGTGCTCCGTATTAG
- a CDS encoding peptidoglycan-binding protein: MTKLISGFFALSLILGGLYVPTSAHACSCIARAYTPQERLDESQGVFIGKVTSVVNESSDEYSDKIATFEVSTYWKSVGEIRKTEKVRTSGSSASCGLNFEVGETYIVFASAYLSSMPQGTEPDPNAPRYVGMLCSATAPVSQSGSLIASLGAGTTVTGNGGTPTPTPTPPVNDPFLKNLSLGMSDADVLKLQKYLNANGYVISATGAGSVGNETSYFGARTKAALIKFQTSRAAELGIAIGTGFFGPLTRALLNK, encoded by the coding sequence ATGACAAAACTAATATCAGGTTTCTTTGCGTTGAGCCTTATTCTTGGCGGTTTATACGTACCAACAAGCGCCCATGCGTGTTCTTGTATTGCTAGGGCGTACACTCCACAAGAAAGACTAGATGAATCTCAGGGGGTTTTTATAGGTAAAGTTACTTCCGTAGTTAACGAATCATCAGATGAATATAGCGATAAAATTGCTACGTTTGAAGTAAGTACATATTGGAAATCAGTCGGAGAGATACGTAAAACAGAAAAAGTTCGCACATCTGGAAGTAGTGCATCGTGTGGACTAAATTTTGAAGTTGGGGAGACTTACATTGTTTTTGCGAGTGCATATCTAAGCTCAATGCCACAGGGAACTGAACCAGATCCTAATGCACCTAGATATGTTGGAATGTTGTGTTCTGCAACCGCCCCAGTTTCTCAATCTGGTAGCCTGATTGCGTCCTTAGGTGCGGGAACGACTGTTACAGGTAATGGCGGAACTCCAACTCCTACACCCACACCACCTGTAAATGATCCATTCCTAAAAAACCTTTCTCTTGGAATGTCGGATGCAGATGTATTGAAGTTACAAAAGTATCTCAATGCAAACGGATATGTAATTTCAGCAACTGGCGCAGGGTCAGTTGGAAATGAAACAAGTTATTTCGGTGCACGAACAAAGGCAGCTCTAATAAAATTTCAAACATCACGTGCAGCTGAACTTGGAATTGCAATTGGAACAGGATTCTTCGGACCACTCACACGCGCACTCTTAAACAAATAA
- a CDS encoding transketolase has protein sequence MLPPFLHSTDEHIRSLELIANRIRQSIIEMLLEAGSGHTAGPLGMADIFTALYFSLLRHDAKRPTWDDRDRVVLSNGHICPVLYATLAHAGYFPVKELLTLRKFGSRLQGHPHREFLPILENSSGPLGSGLSQATGMALADKIDGITHRYVYCLMSDGELQEGNTWEGAMLAGKERLHNLVAIIDRNNIQIDGFTEDIMPLEPLRAKWEAWNWNVLEVDGHDMEDIITKVNQAKSSYGKPNMIIAHTIPGKGVPEFERKFEWHGKPPNKEEAALALESLRSFAGQIQHEGQ, from the coding sequence ATGCTTCCGCCGTTCTTGCATTCAACAGACGAGCATATTCGCTCACTTGAACTTATTGCCAATCGTATTCGGCAATCAATTATTGAAATGCTTCTTGAGGCTGGCTCGGGGCATACTGCTGGTCCACTTGGTATGGCGGATATTTTCACGGCGTTGTATTTCTCACTTCTTCGACACGATGCAAAACGACCAACATGGGATGACCGTGATCGAGTGGTGCTTTCTAACGGACATATTTGCCCAGTACTGTATGCAACACTTGCGCACGCAGGATATTTCCCAGTTAAGGAATTGTTAACACTCCGTAAATTTGGATCACGACTCCAAGGTCATCCACACCGTGAGTTTTTGCCAATCCTTGAAAACAGCTCAGGTCCTCTTGGATCAGGTCTTTCACAGGCAACTGGTATGGCACTTGCTGACAAGATAGATGGGATTACACACCGATATGTGTACTGCTTGATGAGTGATGGAGAACTACAGGAAGGAAACACATGGGAAGGAGCAATGCTTGCTGGAAAAGAACGACTCCATAACCTTGTTGCAATTATTGACCGAAACAACATTCAAATTGACGGTTTCACTGAAGACATTATGCCGCTTGAGCCGCTTCGCGCAAAATGGGAAGCGTGGAATTGGAATGTACTTGAGGTTGATGGACATGACATGGAAGATATCATCACAAAAGTGAACCAAGCAAAAAGTTCATATGGAAAGCCAAACATGATTATTGCGCACACGATTCCAGGAAAGGGCGTACCTGAATTTGAGCGAAAGTTTGAGTGGCATGGAAAGCCGCCAAATAAAGAAGAGGCTGCGCTCGCTCTTGAATCACTACGTAGCTTTGCGGGACAAATTCAACACGAAGGACAATGA
- the rpmE gene encoding 50S ribosomal protein L31 produces MKSDTHPTYTPAAKVTCACGKSFTLGSTKSEINVEICSNCHPFYTGMEKMLDAAGRGEKFKARSAAKKTDLKKKSDVKAEKRAKRVAKGPSISKKK; encoded by the coding sequence ATGAAATCTGATACACACCCTACATACACTCCCGCTGCCAAGGTTACTTGCGCATGTGGAAAATCATTCACTCTAGGCTCAACTAAGAGTGAAATTAACGTGGAAATCTGCAGTAACTGCCATCCGTTTTATACTGGAATGGAAAAGATGCTCGATGCTGCTGGACGAGGAGAAAAATTTAAGGCACGCAGTGCTGCAAAGAAGACTGACCTCAAGAAAAAGTCTGACGTAAAGGCTGAGAAGCGCGCAAAGCGAGTAGCAAAAGGACCTTCTATCTCAAAGAAGAAATAG
- a CDS encoding transketolase C-terminal domain-containing protein, producing MMLNKNIFSKTPDVSPIRKGFGEGLALAGKEDTRVVGLCADLTESTHMSLFKEQFPKRFIEVGVAEQNLATVASGLAAMGKIPFITSYAMFSPGRNWEQIRTTIAYNDRPVKIAGSHAGISVGPDGGTHQAIEDIALMRVMPNMTVVSPCDAIEARKATLALAKTDKPAYIRLSREKTPIITLEDTPFEIGKGSVIYENDASKKGHKDVAIIATGPILFQALKAAYSLDQDRVGVVVVNIHTIKPIDQKLVVKVAQEYKSVVTVEEHQVSGGLGSAVCEVLAEHEPVPVELVGIRDLFGQSGTPDELIKHYGLDAESIIEAGRRAIHRKK from the coding sequence ATGATGCTTAATAAAAACATATTTTCAAAGACTCCAGACGTTTCTCCTATTCGAAAGGGGTTTGGTGAAGGACTTGCGCTTGCTGGTAAGGAAGATACACGCGTTGTGGGTCTTTGTGCTGACTTAACTGAGTCAACACACATGTCGCTATTTAAGGAGCAATTTCCAAAACGCTTTATTGAAGTTGGTGTTGCAGAACAAAACCTTGCAACGGTTGCGTCAGGCTTGGCAGCGATGGGAAAAATTCCATTCATCACCTCGTACGCCATGTTTTCTCCAGGAAGAAACTGGGAACAAATAAGAACAACGATTGCGTATAACGACAGGCCGGTAAAAATTGCCGGGTCTCACGCTGGTATTTCAGTTGGTCCTGACGGTGGAACCCACCAAGCAATTGAAGATATTGCACTCATGCGTGTTATGCCAAATATGACTGTGGTTTCTCCATGTGACGCAATTGAGGCAAGAAAGGCAACACTTGCGCTGGCTAAAACGGATAAGCCTGCGTACATTAGACTTTCTCGTGAAAAAACTCCCATCATTACACTTGAAGATACCCCATTTGAAATTGGTAAGGGAAGTGTGATCTATGAGAATGATGCGTCAAAGAAGGGGCACAAGGATGTTGCGATTATCGCGACGGGTCCAATTTTGTTCCAAGCGCTCAAAGCAGCTTATTCCCTTGATCAAGACAGGGTTGGTGTAGTTGTTGTAAATATTCATACAATTAAGCCAATTGATCAGAAGCTAGTTGTTAAAGTTGCACAAGAATATAAAAGTGTAGTGACCGTTGAAGAACACCAGGTTTCAGGCGGTCTTGGAAGTGCGGTCTGTGAAGTATTAGCAGAACATGAGCCTGTACCAGTTGAACTTGTGGGAATTAGAGATCTGTTCGGACAGTCTGGTACTCCAGATGAATTAATTAAGCATTATGGACTTGATGCGGAATCAATTATTGAAGCGGGCAGACGAGCAATCCACAGAAAGAAATAA